One Palaemon carinicauda isolate YSFRI2023 chromosome 4, ASM3689809v2, whole genome shotgun sequence DNA segment encodes these proteins:
- the LOC137639432 gene encoding uncharacterized protein, with protein MDQLKVDRGVAKGRFTRKVNVTKERLARDDPPAVLKSLLAEVETAFSDLEVRHDAYYCELLSAKSEMAELKEAEIYILECERTKSELVSLIIKRCGDSESKMETLIKVKRLDPPEFSGDMRNYGTFKRDYMRLIVPFYGQDAYALKKCLSGEALTCVEGVEDEFEEMFRRLDDKYGNPCKLTEAIVSELKSLKPLNDGDSKRLVYMIKVVERAWLDMRKIGLESEMKTTSIVTLVERLLPPTLKRNWVIKSQKVGNAKDLFENLLQFLLQERRVCEYLESDLRCSTSSKVVTNSASCDNTSENVKDDLDEMKLIQGQHSAMISECLTTVSRLAAQMSNNPDVKCPPKWCWYHGVDGHSIYDCYAFKSLSNYDKFAQLKRNNACYKCVNLGHFSKFCNVSGVSSCDVMVNGKKCGREHHKMLHSLLYKPTTFTDVTSNLVSRDGHLLMVSGLRYHQNDINVLWDSGSNVSLITHQKAQELGLNGRDVQITITKVGNKTETVSSKEYTVPVVDIYGVKWDIIACGIDEITTPVEKVDMNVVSCLFKSLNGLHISRPFGVIHLLIGIDYCVLMPQVIETNGNLQLMLNQFGYVVRGFHPQLTSRCYQSNVSVRINHIDITDVNEITSVPRKTIKDVLDNYLSIESLGTSCYPKCSGCKCGNCTPGQSNCTLKEERELAQISHGLSFNSDKNRWSVAYPWVRNPNLLPNNVSLATARLIATEKRLTKLGLGYCTSYQNQIHDMISRGVARKLSEDEIYSYKGPIFYIPHTEVLKPDSSSTPLRIVFNSSARYMNFSLNEMWAKGPDMLNSLLGVLLRFRENEVAFVCDLAKMYNTISLSLFDQHCHRFLWRDFKVDVKPDHYMLTCVPFGDKPSGTIAMLALKLTAEMSKDEYPVATQIIVNNSYVDDILGSCDSIEIANELMKQIERIIGRGGFKIKHWILSGNENHENPNVKVTKREKEKVLGIVWDPHRDRLVYEVKINFSPKHRKIHTEPNLAPDDLMVNVPQYLTRRMLLSQIASQYDPLGLVCPVTLRAKLMMRQLISRTEGIEGKVSHYDWDSAVSTDIRNEWLSYFQMLFELQSLSFPRCVKVESTIGKPMLVIFSDGSSSAYGACAYVRWELSDGGFCSRLLMAKSRLAPLKQLSIPRIELCGALVAARMRETIVKEMNFEFESVMHIVDSAIVRAQIQKESSGFGTFTATKIAEIQSKTDVGEWSWVSGDNNPADLTTKPAKPIDLGQESMWQMGPAFLTLPIRNISNS; from the exons ATGGACCAACTGAAGGTGGATCGAGGGGTGGCCAAGGGTCGGTTCACTCGGAAAGTCAACGTAACGAAGGAGAGGTTGGCAAGAGACGACCCACCTGCAGTGTTGAAAAGTTTGCTTGCAGAAGTGGAAACTgctttcagtgaccttgaggtgagaCATGATGCCTATTATTGCGAATTACTGAGTGCTAAATCAGAAATGGCCGAATTAAAGGAAGCAGAGATATATATTTTAGAGTGCGAAAGAACTAAATCTGAACTGGTGTCCTTGATCATTAAAAGATGTGGCGATAGTGAAAGTAAGATGGAAACTCTTATCAAAGTGAAACGTCTCGACCCACCTGAATTTTCTGGTGATATGAGAAATTATGGTACTTTTAAGAGGGATTATATGAGGTTGATTGTGCCTTTTTATGGGCAAGATGCCTATGCTCTAAAAAAATGTTTGAGTGGAGAAGCGCTGACTTGTGTGGAAGGAGTAGAAGATGAATTTGAAGAGATGTTCCGACGCCTTGACGATAAGTATGGTAATCCTTGTAAGCTAACGGAGGCTATTGTGAGTGAATTGAAAAGCCTTAAGCCTCTGAACGACGGAGATTCGAAGAGGTTAGTTTACATGATAAAGGTGGTTGAACGTGCTTGGTTGGATATGAGAAAAATAGGTCTAGAATCTGAGATGAAAACTACCTCTATTGTAACGTTGGTGGAGCGTCTTCTTCCTCCCACTTTAAAACGCAATTGGGTAATAAAGTCGCAAAAGGTAGGAAATGCTAAAgatctttttgaaaatttacttcaattttTGTTACAAGAAAGGAGAGTGTGTGAGTATCTTGAAAGTGATTTGCGGTGCTCGACTTCATCAAAAGTAGTAACAAATAGTGCTTCTTGTGACAATACAAGTGAAAATGTGAAAGATGACCtggatgaaatgaaattaattcaaggtCAACATAGTGCAATGATATCAGAGTGTTTAACCACAGTATCAAGGTTAGCAGCCCAAATGTCAAATAATCCGGATGTCAAGTGCCCTCCTAAATGGTGTTGGTATCATGGTGTAGACGGTCATTCCATTTATGATTGCTATGCCTTCAAGAGTTTGAGCAATTATGATAAGTTTGCTCAACTCAAGAGAAACAATGCATGTTATAAGTGTGTTAACTTGGGCCATTTTTCTAAGTTTTGCAATGTGTCTGGTGTCAGTTCTTGTGATGTAATGGTCAATGGTAAAAAGTGTGGTAGGGAACATCACAAAATGTTACACTCTCTTCTATATAAACCTACTACTTTCACTGATGTAACTAGCAATTTGGTGTCTAGAGATGGTCATTTATTAATGGTGAGTGGCTTAAGGTATCACCAAAATGATATTAATGTGCTATGGGATAGTGGTAGCAATGTGTCGCTAATCACTCATCAAAAGGCCCAAGAATTAGGACTTAACGGAAGAGATGTGCAAATAACCATAACCAAAGTGGGAAATAAAACTGAGACCGTATCCTCTAAAGAGTATACAGTTCCTGTGGTGGACATCTATGGAGTGAAATGGGACATTATTGCCTGTGGTATAGATGAAATAACTACTCCTgttgagaaagttgatatgaatgtCGTTAGTTGTTTGTTCAAAAGTTTAAACGGTCTTCACATTTCAAGACCCTTTGGAGTAATACATTTATTAATAGGCATTGATTACTGTGTCCTTATGCCTCAAGTTATTGAAACGAATGGTAACCTTCAACTCATGTTAAACCAATTTGGCTATGTTGTTAGAGGATTTCACCCGCAATTAACTTCCCGCTGTTATCAATCCAATGTCAGTGTAAGAATCAATCACATAGATATTACAGACGTCAATGAGATTACTTCAGTTCCCAGGAAAACCATTAAAGACGTGTTGGATAATTACTTAAGTATTGAGAGCCTGGGTACTTCTTGTTACCCTAAGTGTTCTGGTTGTAAATGCGGTAATTGTACCCCTGGTCAAAGTAATTGTACccttaaagaagaaagagaattgGCTCAAATATCACATGGTTTATCATTTAATTCAGATAAGAATAGATGGAGTGTCGCTTACCCCTgggtaagaaatcctaatcttttaCCTAATAATGTGTCCCTTGCAACAGCTAGGCTAATAGCCACGGAAAAAAGGTTGACCAAGTTAGGACTAGGTTATTGTACGTCCTATCAGAATCAAATTCATGATATGATTTCACGGGGGGTAGCCAGGAAGCTATCCGAAGATGAGATATATAGTTATAAGGGACCTATATTCTACATACCCCATACTGAAGTTCTAAAGCCTGACTCTAGCTCAACTCCCCTTCGGATAGTGTTTAATTCTTCTGCTAGGTATATGAATTTTTCTCTAAATGAAATGTGGGCGAAGGGTCCTGACATGCTAAACTCACTTTTGGGTGTTTTACTTAGGTTCCGAGAAAATGAAGTAGCATTTGTTTGTGATTTAGCCAAAATGTATAACACTATCTCTCTGTCCTTATTTGACCAGcactgtcataggtttctttggcgTGATTTCAAGGTTGATGTTAAGCCAGATCATTATATGTTGACTTGTGTCCCATTTGGGGACAAACCCAGTGGAACTATTGCTATGCTTGCTTTGAAATTAACAGCAGAGATGAGTAAGGATGAATACCCTGTAGCTACGCAGATCATTGTGAATAATagctatgttgatgacatattgGGAAGCTGTGAcagcatagagattgcaaacgaactgatgaaacaaattgaaagaatTATAGGTCGTGGAGGTTTTAAAATTAAGCATTGGATTTTATCTGGCAATGAAAATCATGAGAATCCCAATGTTAAAGTGactaaaagggaaaaggaaaaggttttagGAATTGTGTGGGATCCTCATAGAGACCGGTTAGTATATgaagttaaaataaatttttctccaaAGCATAGGAAAATTCATACTGAACCTAACTTGGCGCCAGATGATCTCATGGTTAATGTGCCACAGTATTTAACTAGAAGAATGTTGTTAAGTCAAATCGCATCTCAGTATGATCCTTTAGGGCTAGTTTGTCCGGTAACTTTAAGAGCTAAATTGATGATGAGACAACTAATTTCCAGGACAGAGGGGATTGAAGGAAAAGTTAGCCATTATGATTGGGATAGTGCAGTGTCGACAGATATTAGGAATGAGTGGTTAAGTTATTTCCAGATGTTGTTTGAGCTTCAGTCTCTCAGCTTCCCTAGGTGTGTCAAAGTAGAAAGTACCATCGGTAAACCAATGCTGGTGATTTTCTCTGATGGGTCTAGTTCTGCATATGGAGCATGTGCTTATGTGCGATGGGAATTGTCTGATGGAGGATTCTGTTCCAGGTTGCTAATGGCAAAATCTAGGCTTGCACCACTCAAACAGTTATCCATTCCCCGGATTGAACTATGTGGGGCCTTAGTGGCAGCTAGAATGAGAGAAACTATAGTGAAGGAAATGAATTTTGAATTTGAATCGGTGATGCACATTGTTGATTCTGCAATAGTTCGTGCCCAGATTCAGAAAGAAAGCTCTGGCTTTGGCACCTTTACTGCTACAAAAATTgctgaaattcaaagtaaaaccGATGTGGGAGAATGGTCGTGGGTTTCAGGTGATAACAACCCAGCAGACTTGACCACCAAACCTGCTAAGCCGATCGATTTGGGTCAAGAATCAATGTGGCAAATGGGGCCGGCTTTCCTTACTCTCCCAATCA GGAATATTTCAAACTCCTAA